A genomic window from Megalobrama amblycephala isolate DHTTF-2021 linkage group LG2, ASM1881202v1, whole genome shotgun sequence includes:
- the si:ch1073-143l10.2 gene encoding uncharacterized protein si:ch1073-143l10.2 produces MESWKSHVRVELFHRDSRQKDPFSGLFDKVSRLEEMLDFHIKLWQGSSKENGSSKCPDKGGTLYLRVNEVEFLNQQLKQKISDLTSNIYLKEAELQYCHSQVARYRTEAVLLAQGASCLKSDLEEYEYQLECQSKELTALRLEHNTLREELAATKHQKEQLLDRWLEEKKEEAERINKHNATQERWQRLAGRLKKRYRGRSRPTPCAANSSSDIKPTEPKI; encoded by the exons ATGGAGTCTTGGAAGAGTCACGTGCGAGTGGAGCTGTTTCACCGAGACAGCAGGCAGAAAGACCCTTTCTCTGGCCTTTTTGACAAGG TGTCCAGGCTGGAGGAGATGCTGGACTTTCACATCAAACTCTGGCAAGGCAG TTCCAAAGAAAATGGAAGCTCAAAATGTCCAGATAAAGGAGGCACACTTTATTTGAGAGTGAATGAAGTGGAATTTCTTAATCAACAG CTCAAACAGAAAATATCAGATCTGACCAGCAATATATACCTGAAGGAGGCGGAGTTACAATACTGTCACTCACA AGTTGCCCGTTACAGGACAGAAGCGGTTTTGTTGGCCCAGGGGGCTTCCTGTCTGAAGTCTGATCTGGAGGAATATGAGTATCAGCTGGAGTGTCAGTCAAAGGAACTGACAGCACTGAGATTGGAGCACAACACACTGAGAGAGGAACTGGCTGCCACAAAACACCAGAAGGAGCAGCTCCTAGACCGCTGGTTAGAGGAGAAAAAAGAGGAGGCTGAGAGGATTAATAAGCACAATGCAACACAAGAAAG gtggcaacgtTTAGCTGGTCGACTGAAGAAGCGGTATCGTGGCAGGTCTCGCCCAACACCGTGTGCAGCCAACAGCAGCTCAGATATCAAACCGACAGAGCCTAAAATTTAA
- the med11 gene encoding mediator of RNA polymerase II transcription subunit 11, which translates to MANDRLRALEDVEKEIALVLQSAGTIVLELSKEKANASLLDRQLNQFQTSINRVENELSAQIRYLTQVATGQPHEGSTYSARKDCQMALNRAEYARVKLGELGRTCEMMLDPQT; encoded by the exons ATGGCTAATGACAGGCTGAGAGCATTAGAAGATGTGGAGAAGGAGATTGCTTTAGTGCTGCAGAGCGCAG GAACTATCGTGCTGGAGCTTTCTAAAGAGAAGGCCAATGCCAGTTTATTAGACCGACAGTTGAATCAGTTCCAGACCTCCATCAACAGAGTTGAGAATGAACTGAGTGCACAGATCCGATATCTGACACAG GTGGCAACAGGTCAGCCTCATGAGGGATCGACATACTCAGCCAGAAAGGACTGTCAGATGGCCTTAAACCGTGCAGAATATGCCCGTGTCAAACTGGGAGAGTTGGGACGTACCTGTGAGATGATGCTTGATCCACAGACGTAA
- the rnasekb gene encoding ribonuclease kappa-B — translation MPSLLFCGPKLAACGIVLSIWGVVMLSMLGIFFSAKSAVLIEDVPFTEEDIRDDKNPPQTIYGLYNQVGINCFIAAAIYVGVGAVSLCQVRLNKRQEYMVT, via the exons ATGCCGTCGCTTTTATTCTGTGGGCCCAAATTGGCAGCCTGTGGGATCGTGTTAAGCATCTGGGGTGTTGTTATGCTG TCAATGTTGGGAATCTTCTTCAGTGCAAAATCTGCTGTGCTGATCGAAGATGTTCCCTTTACTGAGGAAGACATCCGCGATGA CAAGAATCCACCACAGACAATTTACGGACTCTACAACCAAGTCGGGATCAACTGCTTCATTGCAGCTGCCATCTACGTAGGTGTTGGCGCAGTGTCTCTGTGTCAAGTTCGCCTTAACAAGCGCCAGGAGTACATGGTCACATAA